From a region of the Babylonia areolata isolate BAREFJ2019XMU chromosome 25, ASM4173473v1, whole genome shotgun sequence genome:
- the LOC143299579 gene encoding palmitoyltransferase ZDHHC22-like, with protein MLLPSVVERWLYRTPLGDRLAMSVFFFGGLFLLWYELSYVPAYHDASWSGTYVLHAIISLYLSINIYGNWFQVFLKESTWTGRDEETKHAEEMVGWQFCSCCSVYRPPRCHHCSVCRACVLRHDHHCWFAGACIGSTNQRHFFAMCVHMALAAIYCNVYNWSLVRSVFKEVDASTVFSLLIPHVTALAGKETWFSFWFKSVTMTGFSLAAVFAWLLWRQLSQLIGGQTRFERRKRMRDYDRGWRRNVGEVLGGRMFWVLLWPWLTSPLRDLDLPLYYSPASKCL; from the coding sequence ATGTTGCTGCCGTCAGTCGTGGAGCGATGGCTGTACAGGACCCCCCTGGGCGACCGACTGGCCATGAGCGTCTTCTTCTTCGGGGGCCTCTTCCTGCTTTGGTACGAGCTGAGCTACGTCCCCGCCTACCATGATGCAAGCTGGTCTGGAACCTACGTCCTCCATGCCATCATCTCCCTTTACCTGTCCATCAACATCTACGGCAACTGGTTCCAGGTGTTCCTGAAGGAATCCACATGGACTGGGAGGGATGAAGAAACGAAGCATGCAGAAGAAATGGTGGGATGGCAGTTTTGTTCGTGCTGTTCTGTCTACCGCCCTCCCCGCTGCCACCACTGCTCGGTGTGCAGGGCATGCGTTCTGCGGCATGACCACCACTGCTGGTTCGCCGGTGCCTGCATCGGAAGCACCAACCAGCGCCACTTCTTCGCTATGTGTGTTCACATGGCACTGGCGGCCATCTACTGCAATGTCTACAACTGGAGTCTTGTTCGTTCCGTGTTTAAAGAGGTCGATGCCAGCACAGTTTTTTCCTTGCTGATCCCGCACGTGACGGCGCTGGCAGGGAAGGAGACATGGTTCAGCTTCTGGTTCAAGAGCGTGACGATGACAGGGTTTTCCCTGGCAGCCGTCTTTGCCTGGCTGCTGTGGAGACAGCTGTCGCAGCTGATCGGCGGCCAGACAAGGTTCGagcggaggaagaggatgagggacTATGACCGGGGATGGAGGAGGAATGttggagaggtgttgggggggaggatgtTTTGGGTGCTGCTGTGGCCCTGGCTTACCTCCCCTCTGCGGGACCTAGACCTGCCCTTGTATTATTCGCCAGCCAGTAAATGTCTTTGA